The following coding sequences are from one Hymenobacter sp. DG25A window:
- the dgt gene encoding dGTP triphosphohydrolase, whose product MHLTSSASPAMSWQRLLARRRYPDQPQLHLVADTPVVRGAFVADYDRVVFSSAFRRLQRKTQVMPLPETDFVHTRLTHSLETACVGRSLGRLSGRRLMEADADLAAALPTLDQDFGDIVAAACLSHDIGNPPFGHSGEDAISAYFTSREAERFITGLSAAQQADLQHFEGNAAGFRVLTHTYPAHSTGTAGLGLTYAVLGAFTKYPRPSIVETKAQTGGTSEKKYGYFQCEKGRFRHVADELGLLPKGEEGAGFYHRHPLAFLVEAADDLCYRIIDFEDGLKLGLIDHNHGLKLLRCMLNDPPTRQASVQWHDWREELGYIRARLIGKLVDEISQRFAEHVPAMLTGQYDQPLVKELECWHELQEVQMLSVEKLYRSRPVLEIEAAGFEVLGGLLDAFLHATFDAQRSHRSRKLLDLLPMQYRALGPQAELPAYEQIVLLTDFIGGLSDQNALALYRTIKGIDLPKGF is encoded by the coding sequence ATGCATCTTACTTCCTCTGCTTCGCCAGCTATGTCGTGGCAGCGCCTGCTGGCGCGCCGCCGCTACCCCGACCAGCCCCAGCTGCACCTGGTGGCGGATACGCCCGTGGTGCGCGGCGCCTTTGTGGCCGACTACGACCGGGTAGTGTTCAGCTCCGCCTTCCGGCGGCTGCAGCGCAAAACGCAGGTAATGCCCTTGCCGGAAACCGATTTTGTGCACACCCGCCTCACTCATTCCCTGGAAACGGCATGCGTGGGCCGCTCCCTGGGGCGGCTTAGCGGGCGGCGGCTGATGGAAGCCGATGCCGACCTGGCCGCCGCGCTGCCCACCCTGGACCAGGATTTCGGCGACATTGTAGCCGCCGCCTGCCTCAGTCATGATATCGGCAACCCGCCTTTTGGTCACTCCGGCGAGGATGCCATTTCGGCCTACTTCACCAGCCGGGAAGCCGAGCGGTTTATCACCGGCCTTTCCGCCGCGCAGCAGGCCGATCTGCAGCATTTTGAGGGCAATGCCGCCGGGTTTCGGGTGCTCACGCATACGTACCCGGCGCACAGCACCGGCACAGCGGGATTAGGGCTTACCTATGCTGTGCTGGGTGCCTTTACCAAGTATCCGCGGCCTTCGATAGTAGAAACCAAAGCACAGACGGGTGGAACCAGCGAGAAAAAGTACGGCTACTTTCAGTGCGAGAAAGGCCGCTTCCGGCATGTGGCCGACGAGCTGGGCCTGCTGCCGAAAGGGGAGGAGGGAGCCGGCTTTTACCACCGCCACCCGCTGGCGTTTCTGGTAGAAGCCGCCGACGACCTCTGCTACCGCATCATCGATTTTGAAGACGGCCTTAAACTGGGCCTCATCGACCACAACCACGGCCTGAAGCTGCTGCGCTGCATGCTCAACGACCCGCCCACCCGCCAGGCCAGCGTGCAGTGGCACGACTGGCGCGAGGAGCTGGGTTACATCCGCGCCCGCCTCATTGGCAAGCTGGTAGATGAAATATCTCAACGCTTTGCGGAGCACGTGCCCGCCATGCTCACGGGCCAGTATGACCAGCCGCTGGTAAAAGAGCTGGAGTGCTGGCACGAGTTGCAGGAAGTGCAGATGCTGTCCGTAGAAAAGCTCTACCGCAGCCGCCCGGTGCTGGAGATTGAAGCCGCCGGTTTCGAAGTGCTTGGCGGCCTGCTCGATGCCTTTCTGCACGCTACTTTTGATGCCCAGCGGAGCCACCGCAGCCGCAAGCTCCTGGACTTGCTGCCCATGCAATACCGCGCCCTGGGTCCGCAGGCAGAGTTGCCGGCTTACGAACAGATTGTGCTGCTCACAGATTTTATTGGCGGCTTATCAGACCAGAATGCCCTGGCGCTGTACCGGACTATTAAGGGTATTGATCTGCCGAAGGGCTTTTAG
- a CDS encoding glycosyltransferase family 2 protein, with product MPGLSVLLPIYCRDVTPLVQALVQQAARWPGPVEILCFDDASDEATRRLNRPVAAWPGVIYRELPRNVGRSAIRNQLAAAARHPWLLLLDNNISLPQADFLARYAACLGTAPVVVGGTVYAKTAPAAPEQRLRWQHGRLREARPARVRQQQPYESFILKNVLLESAVFRRFGLDEALMHYGHEDSKLGWQLQQAGIAVHHVDNPVLHDGLECAAHFLEKAQQAARNLVYLYQTEGWGTGTRLLQTALWLWRLGLAGLYQAGFGLIYQRVQQALLSGTPDLRQLDALKLYWALQELQRLRIGKK from the coding sequence ATGCCCGGCCTGTCGGTTTTGCTGCCCATTTATTGCCGGGACGTAACCCCGCTGGTGCAGGCGCTGGTACAACAGGCCGCCAGATGGCCCGGGCCGGTAGAAATCCTTTGTTTTGATGACGCCTCCGATGAGGCTACGCGCCGGCTAAACCGCCCCGTAGCTGCCTGGCCAGGCGTTATTTATCGGGAGCTGCCGCGCAATGTGGGCCGGTCGGCTATTCGCAACCAGCTGGCCGCCGCGGCCCGGCACCCCTGGCTGCTGCTGCTGGATAACAACATCTCCCTGCCTCAGGCTGACTTTCTTGCCCGCTATGCCGCCTGTCTCGGCACGGCACCTGTAGTAGTAGGCGGTACGGTGTACGCCAAAACTGCGCCTGCCGCGCCGGAGCAGCGGCTGCGCTGGCAACACGGCCGGCTGCGGGAAGCCCGCCCGGCCCGGGTGCGGCAGCAACAGCCGTATGAGTCGTTTATCCTGAAAAATGTGCTGCTGGAGTCCGCCGTATTCCGACGGTTTGGGTTGGATGAAGCCCTGATGCACTACGGCCACGAGGATAGCAAGCTGGGCTGGCAGCTGCAGCAAGCGGGCATTGCCGTGCATCATGTAGATAACCCCGTGCTACATGATGGCCTGGAGTGTGCTGCCCATTTTCTGGAGAAAGCCCAGCAGGCCGCGCGCAATCTGGTCTACCTGTATCAAACCGAAGGGTGGGGCACCGGCACCAGGCTATTACAGACAGCCCTGTGGCTATGGCGCTTAGGGCTGGCCGGGCTGTATCAGGCGGGGTTTGGGCTGATTTACCAAAGGGTGCAACAAGCGCTGCTTTCCGGGACTCCTGACCTGCGGCAGCTGGATGCGCTCAAACTGTACTGGGCGTTGCAGGAGCTACAGCGCCTGCGCATCGGCAAAAAATAA
- the gldC gene encoding gliding motility protein GldC, translated as MKKSEIRFSIALDDQKVPEAISWTATDAGPDIHFAKAINVSIWDRDQDGTMKIDLWTKDMPVDAMKYFIVDTIGSMAETILTATNDTVMATKMRELCAELSKHIDQEQKTQK; from the coding sequence ATGAAAAAATCTGAAATCCGCTTCAGCATTGCCCTCGACGACCAGAAAGTGCCCGAGGCCATCAGCTGGACTGCCACCGATGCCGGCCCTGATATTCACTTTGCCAAAGCCATTAACGTTTCTATCTGGGACCGGGACCAGGACGGCACCATGAAAATCGACCTCTGGACCAAGGATATGCCCGTTGATGCCATGAAGTATTTCATTGTGGATACCATTGGCTCTATGGCCGAAACCATCCTGACGGCTACCAACGATACCGTAATGGCCACCAAAATGCGTGAGCTGTGCGCCGAGCTTTCCAAGCACATCGACCAGGAGCAGAAAACGCAGAAGTAG
- a CDS encoding cell division ATP-binding protein FtsE — translation MPTAANPVIELHDAYIMQDVNTVLQKVSFALDKGEFAYLVGRTGSGKSSLLKTIYADLPLGVGAGTVAGFALPRLSSGKVPMLRRKLGIIFQDFQLLFDRTVADNLLFVLNATGWKGKSLKKQRISDVLMRVGLSNAGSKMPHQLSGGEQQRVVIARALLNEPLLLLADEPTGNLDPDVTDSIMRLFMEINNAGTAVLMATHNYQLIKNYPKRVLQCKDGQLLDSTVLPMELSGN, via the coding sequence ATGCCCACCGCTGCCAACCCGGTTATTGAGCTGCACGATGCCTACATTATGCAGGACGTGAACACCGTGCTGCAGAAAGTATCGTTTGCCCTGGATAAGGGTGAATTTGCGTACCTGGTAGGCCGTACCGGCTCGGGCAAAAGCTCATTGCTGAAAACCATTTACGCCGACCTGCCCCTGGGCGTGGGCGCCGGTACCGTAGCCGGATTTGCCCTGCCGCGCCTCAGCAGCGGCAAAGTACCCATGCTGCGCCGCAAGCTGGGCATCATCTTTCAGGACTTTCAGCTGCTCTTCGACCGCACCGTGGCCGATAACCTGCTATTTGTGCTGAACGCCACCGGCTGGAAAGGCAAGTCCCTGAAAAAGCAGCGCATCTCCGACGTACTCATGCGTGTGGGGCTGTCCAACGCCGGCAGCAAAATGCCGCACCAGCTTTCCGGCGGCGAGCAGCAGCGGGTAGTTATTGCCCGGGCCCTGCTCAACGAGCCTCTGCTGCTGCTGGCCGATGAGCCCACCGGCAACCTGGACCCTGACGTGACGGACAGTATTATGCGCCTGTTCATGGAAATCAACAATGCCGGCACCGCCGTGCTCATGGCCACGCACAATTATCAGCTAATCAAAAATTACCCCAAGCGCGTGCTCCAATGCAAGGACGGCCAGTTGCTGGACTCCACCGTGCTGCCCATGGAGCTGAGTGGCAACTAG
- the guaA gene encoding glutamine-hydrolyzing GMP synthase: protein MPQQILILDFGSQYTQLIARRIRELNVYCEIHPYNHAPDLTEDIRGVVLSGSPCSVRDPEAPNPDLSKYLGHVPVLGVCYGAQLLAQQNGGEVLPATIREYGRARLTHVHHDSPLLHGVPTESQVWMSHGDTIKTLPAGFDIIAGTPEVAVAAFHIQGQDTYGIQFHPEVTHSTDGKTLLQNFVVSICGLDQSWTPEHFVDSMVETLQRTIGEEDQVILGLSGGVDSSVAALLLHKAIGKRLHGIFVNNGLLRKDEYEQVLHSYKDLGLNVRGVDASPEFYEALKGLTDPELKRKAIGRTFIEVFDREAQKVEGARWLAQGTIYPDVIESVSVKGPAVTIKSHHNVGGLPEKMNLRIVEPLRALFKDEVREVGHTLELPVNILHRHPFPGPGLGIRILGDITPAKVDLLQRADAIFINGLKEYGLYDQVWQAGVMLLPIQSVGVMGDERTYEQVVALRAVTSVDGMTADWAHLPYEFLADVSNKIINQVRGINRVVYDISSKPPATIEWE from the coding sequence ATGCCTCAACAGATTCTGATTCTCGATTTTGGGTCGCAGTACACGCAGCTCATTGCCCGGCGCATCCGGGAATTGAACGTCTACTGCGAAATTCATCCGTATAATCACGCCCCGGACCTCACTGAGGACATCCGGGGCGTTGTGCTTTCGGGCTCGCCCTGCTCCGTGCGCGACCCGGAAGCACCCAACCCCGACCTCAGCAAGTACCTGGGCCATGTGCCGGTGCTGGGCGTGTGCTACGGCGCACAGCTGCTGGCGCAGCAAAACGGCGGCGAAGTGCTGCCGGCCACCATCCGCGAGTACGGCCGCGCCCGCCTCACCCACGTGCACCACGACTCTCCCCTGCTGCACGGTGTGCCTACGGAGTCGCAGGTCTGGATGTCGCACGGCGACACCATTAAGACGCTGCCGGCCGGTTTCGACATCATTGCGGGCACGCCGGAAGTAGCCGTGGCCGCCTTCCATATCCAGGGTCAGGACACGTATGGTATTCAGTTTCACCCTGAAGTAACGCACTCTACTGATGGCAAAACGCTGCTGCAGAACTTTGTAGTAAGCATTTGCGGGCTGGACCAGAGCTGGACGCCGGAGCACTTCGTGGACAGCATGGTGGAAACCCTGCAGCGCACCATTGGCGAGGAGGACCAGGTGATTCTGGGCTTGTCCGGCGGCGTTGACTCTTCGGTAGCGGCCTTGCTGCTGCACAAAGCCATTGGCAAGCGCCTGCACGGCATCTTCGTGAACAATGGCCTGCTGCGCAAAGATGAGTACGAGCAGGTGCTGCACTCCTATAAAGACCTGGGCCTGAATGTGCGTGGCGTAGATGCCTCCCCGGAATTCTACGAAGCCCTGAAAGGCCTCACCGACCCCGAACTGAAGCGCAAAGCCATTGGCCGCACCTTTATTGAGGTGTTCGATCGGGAAGCCCAGAAAGTAGAAGGTGCCCGCTGGCTGGCCCAGGGCACCATTTATCCCGATGTGATTGAGTCGGTGTCGGTGAAGGGTCCGGCCGTCACCATCAAGAGCCACCACAACGTGGGCGGCCTGCCGGAGAAAATGAATCTGCGCATTGTGGAGCCGCTGCGGGCTTTGTTTAAGGATGAGGTGCGCGAAGTAGGCCACACGCTGGAGCTGCCGGTGAACATTCTGCACCGCCACCCCTTCCCCGGCCCCGGCCTGGGCATACGCATCCTCGGCGACATTACCCCCGCCAAAGTAGACCTGCTGCAACGCGCCGACGCCATCTTCATCAACGGCCTGAAAGAATACGGCCTCTACGACCAGGTATGGCAGGCCGGCGTGATGCTGCTCCCCATCCAAAGCGTGGGCGTTATGGGCGATGAGCGCACCTATGAGCAGGTAGTAGCCCTGCGCGCCGTGACCAGCGTAGACGGCATGACGGCCGACTGGGCCCACCTCCCCTACGAGTTTCTGGCCGACGTCAGCAACAAAATCATCAACCAGGTACGCGGCATCAACCGCGTGGTGTATGATATCAGCTCTAAGCCCCCGGCCACTATTGAGTGGGAATAG
- a CDS encoding ABC transporter substrate-binding protein encodes MTSAPGHFEQGPAPTIFLQHTTYLCPALLIDELFTVDSSFHSGPPMRHFMTLRFASLGIGFWLAFTAQAQPSTVRKDIPGNKPGTPTATSKAPTTPAKPSAAKKPAATPARPVSTKPPLPGNLRSTDQNTRYQNGKLLIEQGRYELAMQELQPLTVPAAKFKHAPEAAYLYAVAATRAKKWAEAEQMLNLLRSEYPSWPALAEAYFLQGQISFEQGEVDNALRVLGQIPAGKLEAERTALKATYLPRIKDKALFQNMVRRYPQDATLATAYADKLVLGGWYTEADKAQLEQLISQFSLDRARYAPRVRPLKKSSYNVAVLLPFELNDPSWEKQRKLQFVTDLYAGMRLAQDSLQREGRPLQLFAYDTGSDTLQLKRLLALPELAAMDMIVGPVYKSGSKLLARYAREHQIITINPLSQDAELVLDNPWHYLYEPSSVTQARQAAQFAYNNFPGRTAVVLYEDSKDEKAFGETYKTTYEALGGKVQVLRRINSDVDESMAQGFAGIDLKTVGHLVMATEGRKAGPYTLSLLQSQGARLPLITFASWLENPRVSLGQLDARDVYFVYPHFLDKTAPGVRRFRQLYLQQQHLPPSVFSSIGFELLYYFGSRLHEYGSTFQNQLANSGPVSGTLFQGIGYPAGGHDNQYVPITKLERMEVEVLNPVDGR; translated from the coding sequence ATGACATCCGCTCCCGGCCACTTTGAGCAAGGCCCCGCCCCCACCATCTTCCTGCAGCATACTACGTACCTTTGTCCGGCACTTTTAATCGACGAGCTGTTTACCGTTGATTCATCCTTTCATTCCGGTCCTCCCATGAGGCATTTTATGACGTTGCGGTTCGCGAGCTTAGGTATTGGGTTTTGGCTGGCCTTCACGGCACAAGCTCAGCCATCTACCGTTCGAAAAGACATTCCCGGCAATAAACCCGGTACCCCCACCGCAACCAGTAAGGCCCCCACTACTCCCGCTAAACCAAGCGCAGCTAAAAAGCCGGCCGCTACGCCGGCCCGGCCCGTCAGCACCAAGCCGCCCCTGCCAGGCAACCTGCGCTCCACGGACCAAAACACCCGCTACCAAAACGGCAAGCTGCTGATTGAGCAGGGCCGCTACGAGCTGGCCATGCAGGAGCTGCAACCCCTTACCGTGCCGGCGGCCAAGTTTAAGCATGCGCCGGAGGCGGCTTATCTGTATGCCGTAGCGGCTACCCGGGCGAAGAAATGGGCGGAAGCCGAGCAGATGCTGAACCTGCTGCGCAGCGAGTACCCTTCCTGGCCGGCTTTGGCCGAGGCCTATTTTCTGCAGGGCCAGATTTCCTTTGAGCAGGGCGAAGTAGACAACGCCCTGCGCGTATTGGGGCAGATTCCGGCCGGCAAGCTGGAGGCTGAGCGAACGGCGCTGAAGGCCACCTACCTGCCGCGCATCAAAGACAAAGCCCTGTTTCAGAATATGGTGCGCCGCTACCCGCAGGATGCCACGCTGGCCACCGCCTATGCCGATAAGCTGGTACTGGGCGGCTGGTATACCGAGGCCGACAAGGCCCAGCTGGAACAGCTCATTTCCCAGTTCTCCCTCGACCGCGCCCGCTATGCGCCGCGCGTGCGCCCCCTCAAAAAGAGCAGCTACAATGTGGCCGTACTCCTCCCCTTCGAGTTGAATGACCCCAGCTGGGAAAAGCAGCGCAAGCTCCAGTTCGTAACGGACCTGTACGCCGGCATGCGCCTGGCCCAGGATTCCCTGCAGCGCGAAGGCCGACCCCTGCAGCTGTTTGCCTACGATACCGGCTCAGATACCCTGCAGCTTAAGCGCCTGCTGGCCCTGCCCGAGCTGGCCGCTATGGATATGATTGTGGGCCCGGTGTATAAATCGGGCAGCAAGCTGCTGGCCCGGTATGCCCGCGAGCATCAGATTATCACCATCAACCCATTATCACAGGATGCCGAGCTGGTGCTGGATAACCCCTGGCACTACCTCTACGAGCCCAGCTCCGTGACCCAGGCCCGGCAGGCGGCGCAATTTGCCTACAACAACTTCCCCGGCCGCACCGCCGTGGTTTTGTATGAAGACAGTAAGGACGAAAAGGCCTTCGGCGAGACGTATAAGACTACCTATGAGGCGCTGGGCGGCAAAGTTCAGGTACTGCGCCGCATCAATTCAGATGTAGACGAGTCCATGGCCCAGGGCTTTGCGGGCATTGACCTGAAAACCGTGGGCCACCTGGTGATGGCCACCGAAGGACGGAAAGCTGGGCCTTACACGCTGAGCCTGCTGCAAAGCCAGGGCGCCCGGCTCCCGCTGATTACGTTTGCTTCCTGGCTCGAAAATCCCAGGGTTTCGTTGGGGCAGCTGGATGCGCGCGACGTCTACTTTGTGTATCCGCACTTCCTGGACAAAACGGCGCCTGGCGTGCGGCGCTTCCGCCAGCTTTACCTGCAGCAGCAGCATTTGCCGCCCTCCGTTTTTTCCAGTATTGGGTTTGAGCTGTTATACTACTTTGGCTCCCGCCTCCACGAGTATGGCTCTACCTTCCAGAACCAGCTGGCCAATTCCGGGCCGGTATCGGGCACGTTGTTTCAGGGTATCGGCTACCCCGCTGGCGGCCACGACAACCAGTATGTGCCCATCACCAAGCTGGAGCGCATGGAGGTGGAAGTCCTGAACCCGGTGGATGGCCGCTAG
- the hemL gene encoding glutamate-1-semialdehyde 2,1-aminomutase: protein MNPSVSPAPELTLSTSNALFERAKQHIPGGVNSPVRAFRAVGGHPVFMKSAKGAWLTDVDGNQYLDFINSWGPMILGHAPQIVLDAVQQAIPNSLSFGAPTQREVEMAELIKQMVPSIEKVRLVNSGTEATMSAIRVARGYTGRDKILKFEGCYHGHGDSFLIAAGSGALTLGAPDSPGVTEGVAKDTLTVPYNDLEAVARAIAANPNQIAAIIIEPVVGNMGLVEPAEGFLQGLRELCTEHGIVFIFDEVMTGFRLAPGGAQELYGIKPDMTTLGKIIGGGMPVGAYGGRQDIMDNVAPAGKVYQAGTLSGNPIATAAGIAQLTYLQQHPELYTELNRISTRIADGTRQIAADLGLNYTVNQVGSMFSLFFTAQPVTDLASAKTSDTEAFGRYFRAMLHRGMYLAPAQFEALFVSTSITDELADRYLTACRESLIEAHGL from the coding sequence ATGAACCCTTCTGTTTCTCCGGCTCCTGAGCTCACGCTTTCTACCAGCAACGCGTTATTCGAACGGGCCAAGCAGCATATTCCCGGCGGGGTCAACTCGCCGGTACGCGCCTTCCGCGCCGTGGGCGGCCATCCGGTGTTCATGAAGTCGGCCAAAGGCGCCTGGCTGACCGATGTGGACGGCAACCAGTACCTCGATTTCATCAACTCCTGGGGTCCTATGATTCTGGGCCACGCCCCGCAAATTGTGCTGGATGCCGTGCAGCAGGCCATTCCCAACTCGCTTTCCTTCGGGGCGCCCACGCAGCGCGAGGTAGAAATGGCCGAGCTCATCAAGCAGATGGTGCCCAGCATTGAGAAGGTCCGGCTGGTGAATTCCGGCACCGAGGCTACCATGTCGGCCATTCGGGTGGCGCGCGGCTATACCGGCCGCGACAAGATCCTCAAGTTTGAAGGCTGCTACCACGGCCACGGCGACTCCTTCCTGATTGCCGCCGGCTCCGGCGCCCTTACCCTGGGCGCGCCCGACTCGCCTGGCGTGACCGAAGGCGTTGCCAAAGACACCCTCACCGTGCCTTACAACGACCTGGAAGCCGTGGCCCGGGCCATTGCCGCCAACCCCAACCAGATTGCCGCCATCATCATTGAGCCCGTGGTCGGCAATATGGGCCTGGTAGAGCCCGCCGAAGGTTTCCTGCAGGGCCTGCGCGAGCTGTGCACCGAGCACGGCATTGTGTTCATTTTTGATGAGGTGATGACGGGCTTCCGCCTGGCCCCCGGCGGCGCGCAGGAGCTCTATGGCATCAAGCCGGACATGACCACGCTGGGCAAAATCATTGGCGGTGGTATGCCGGTGGGCGCGTACGGCGGCCGTCAGGATATTATGGACAATGTGGCGCCCGCAGGCAAAGTGTACCAGGCCGGTACGCTCTCCGGCAACCCCATTGCTACCGCCGCCGGCATTGCCCAGCTCACTTACCTGCAGCAGCACCCGGAGCTATATACGGAGCTAAACCGCATCAGCACCCGCATTGCGGACGGCACCCGGCAGATTGCCGCCGACCTGGGCCTGAACTACACCGTTAACCAGGTGGGCTCTATGTTCAGCCTGTTTTTCACGGCGCAGCCCGTAACAGACCTGGCCAGCGCCAAAACCTCCGACACCGAGGCCTTTGGCCGCTATTTCCGGGCCATGCTGCACCGCGGCATGTATCTGGCGCCGGCGCAGTTTGAGGCCCTGTTTGTTTCCACATCTATTACCGATGAGCTGGCCGACCGCTACCTGACGGCCTGCCGCGAGTCGCTGATAGAAGCCCACGGGCTGTAA
- the dcd gene encoding dCTP deaminase, translated as MILTDQQILAEIERGNIVIQPYDRTCLGTNSYDVHLGRYLATYRDAVLDARQHNQIQTFEIPEEGFVLEPGTLYLGVTEEYTESHAHVPFLEGKSSVGRLGIDIHATAGKGDIGFCNTWTLEISVSMPVRVYAGMPIGQLIYFVVQGDVQTFYNRKANAKYNDRTDKPVESMMWKNTW; from the coding sequence ATGATTCTCACCGATCAGCAGATTCTCGCCGAGATTGAGCGGGGCAATATTGTCATCCAGCCGTATGATCGGACCTGCCTCGGCACCAATTCCTACGACGTGCACCTGGGCCGCTACCTGGCCACCTACCGCGACGCCGTGCTGGATGCCCGCCAGCACAACCAGATTCAGACCTTTGAAATCCCGGAGGAAGGCTTTGTGCTGGAGCCCGGCACCCTCTACCTGGGCGTAACGGAGGAATATACCGAGAGCCACGCCCACGTACCCTTCCTGGAAGGCAAAAGCAGCGTCGGCCGCCTGGGGATTGATATTCATGCCACTGCAGGCAAAGGCGACATTGGTTTCTGCAACACCTGGACGCTGGAAATCAGCGTTTCTATGCCCGTGCGGGTGTATGCCGGCATGCCCATTGGCCAGCTGATTTACTTTGTAGTGCAGGGCGATGTGCAGACCTTCTACAACCGCAAGGCCAACGCCAAGTACAACGACCGCACCGACAAGCCGGTGGAGTCTATGATGTGGAAGAACACCTGGTAG
- a CDS encoding carboxypeptidase-like regulatory domain-containing protein translates to MRYLSSSLAFLTWLTPAVLFAQEQPQVSVTPATALIAVQMMHQPTPTTEVQAEELAPLTTPAAAAPQAALAEEVKTPTSTEVAAASQPEMVVLKGKVLNEESQPLVGATVYVKGAAIAASTNADGEYTIKVPAGINSLLFSYMGYADKELNASNNLPLNVYLEAAAAARSKARVK, encoded by the coding sequence ATGCGTTACCTCTCCTCTTCGCTGGCATTCCTGACCTGGCTGACGCCAGCAGTTCTATTTGCCCAGGAACAACCTCAGGTCTCTGTAACGCCTGCCACTGCGCTGATTGCAGTGCAGATGATGCATCAGCCCACTCCAACTACCGAAGTACAGGCGGAAGAGCTGGCTCCACTCACCACGCCGGCTGCGGCGGCTCCCCAGGCGGCCCTCGCAGAAGAAGTGAAAACTCCCACCTCTACGGAAGTAGCGGCTGCCAGCCAGCCGGAAATGGTGGTTTTGAAAGGCAAAGTGCTGAATGAAGAAAGCCAGCCACTAGTAGGCGCTACCGTGTATGTGAAAGGCGCTGCCATAGCGGCCAGCACCAATGCCGATGGCGAGTATACTATTAAAGTACCGGCCGGTATCAACTCCTTACTGTTTAGCTACATGGGCTATGCTGATAAAGAGCTGAATGCCAGTAATAACCTCCCGCTGAACGTGTATCTGGAAGCTGCGGCTGCTGCCCGTAGCAAAGCCCGGGTAAAATAA
- the fsa gene encoding fructose-6-phosphate aldolase: MKFFIDTANLKEIQEAVELGVLDGVTTNPSLMAKEGIKGTDAVMSHYRQICEMVDGDVSAEVIATDYEGIIREGEALAELHPNIVVKVPMIRDGVKAIKYFSEKGIKTNCTLIFSAGQALLAAKAGATYVSPFVGRLDDIGADGMQLIQQIVDIFSNYGYPTQVLAASVRHVPHLIQCAELGADVATCPLSVITGLLHHPLTDKGLATFLADHKRVNE, encoded by the coding sequence ATGAAATTCTTCATTGATACCGCCAACCTGAAGGAAATTCAGGAAGCCGTAGAGCTAGGTGTGCTCGACGGTGTAACCACCAACCCCTCGCTGATGGCCAAAGAGGGCATTAAAGGCACTGATGCCGTGATGTCGCACTACCGCCAGATCTGCGAAATGGTAGACGGCGACGTGTCGGCCGAAGTAATTGCCACCGACTACGAAGGCATTATCCGGGAAGGAGAGGCCCTGGCTGAGCTGCACCCCAACATCGTAGTGAAGGTGCCCATGATCCGGGACGGCGTGAAAGCCATCAAGTATTTCTCGGAGAAAGGCATCAAAACCAACTGCACGCTGATTTTCTCAGCCGGGCAGGCGCTGCTGGCCGCTAAGGCCGGTGCTACTTACGTGTCGCCTTTCGTGGGTCGTCTGGATGACATCGGAGCTGATGGCATGCAGCTTATTCAGCAGATTGTGGACATTTTCTCCAACTACGGCTATCCTACGCAGGTGCTGGCTGCCTCCGTGCGCCACGTGCCGCACCTGATTCAGTGCGCTGAGCTGGGCGCCGATGTGGCTACCTGCCCGCTGAGCGTAATTACCGGTTTGCTGCACCACCCGCTTACCGACAAAGGCCTGGCCACGTTCCTGGCCGACCACAAGCGCGTAAACGAATAA
- a CDS encoding type 1 glutamine amidotransferase has protein sequence MRLHILQHISFEGPGYITHWAAEHGYSVTYTHFHAAQPVLPRLEELDALVVLGGSMSVHDAGSLPWLSEEKQFIRQAIVARYPVLGICLGAQLIAEALGATVTDAPAAEIGFFPIHFHQTAKPFPAAPNLPSTLTPLHWHGEVFSLPSGARLLASSAACANQAFSWQQRIIGLQFHPEVTENILEAMLAHEAADLVPGQWVQSASAIGSGKHHLAASHQFLHSLLNAWASS, from the coding sequence ATGCGTTTACACATCCTTCAGCATATTTCCTTCGAAGGCCCGGGCTACATTACCCACTGGGCCGCAGAGCACGGATATTCGGTCACCTACACGCATTTTCATGCCGCGCAACCGGTCCTTCCCAGGCTGGAGGAGCTTGATGCGCTGGTTGTGCTAGGCGGAAGTATGAGCGTACACGATGCTGGCTCTTTGCCTTGGTTATCGGAGGAAAAGCAATTCATCCGACAGGCAATAGTAGCAAGGTATCCTGTTCTGGGTATTTGCCTGGGAGCCCAGCTTATTGCCGAAGCGCTGGGCGCTACGGTAACTGATGCGCCTGCTGCGGAAATAGGTTTCTTCCCGATTCATTTTCACCAGACGGCCAAACCGTTTCCCGCCGCCCCCAATCTACCCTCAACGCTTACTCCGCTGCATTGGCATGGGGAAGTATTTTCCCTGCCGTCCGGTGCCCGGCTGCTGGCCTCTTCCGCCGCCTGCGCCAACCAGGCTTTTAGCTGGCAACAGCGGATTATTGGCCTGCAATTTCATCCGGAAGTCACGGAGAATATCCTAGAAGCTATGCTGGCGCATGAAGCGGCGGACCTTGTGCCTGGGCAGTGGGTGCAATCAGCCAGTGCCATAGGATCCGGCAAGCATCATCTGGCCGCCAGTCATCAATTTCTGCACAGCTTACTGAATGCGTGGGCCAGCTCCTAA